The following coding sequences lie in one Methylomonas sp. UP202 genomic window:
- a CDS encoding sugar kinase, whose protein sequence is MSEYYQFRFVLVMRKTRLQELIERFNTWPQARFYLEHNQVDAQDYLNEHDLYQRCLQEAERTLKALGRFQLLERRLLPNYQFGPTDIVVTIGQDGLVANTLKYLEGQPVIAINPDPDRWDGKLLPFEIGDLQSVVMRTTAGKSACKTITFAEAKTNDGQRMLAVNDLFVGPKTHTSARYLLSWDGRQETQSSSGIIISTGFGSTGWFQSILAGALGVSGSESHPLKDGFAWHEQRLQFTVREPFPSRSTGTSMVFGTITADMPLKLESQMPENGVIFSDGIETDYLAFNSGTLVTISLAATQGQLIV, encoded by the coding sequence ATGAGCGAATACTATCAATTCCGCTTTGTTCTGGTGATGCGTAAGACGCGACTGCAGGAGTTGATCGAACGTTTCAATACTTGGCCGCAAGCTCGGTTTTACTTGGAGCACAACCAAGTCGATGCCCAGGATTACCTGAATGAGCATGATCTCTATCAGAGGTGTCTGCAAGAGGCCGAACGGACGCTGAAAGCATTGGGCCGGTTTCAACTACTGGAACGGCGTTTGCTGCCCAATTACCAGTTTGGACCAACTGATATCGTGGTTACCATCGGCCAGGATGGACTGGTAGCCAATACCCTGAAATATCTCGAAGGCCAGCCGGTTATTGCGATCAATCCCGATCCTGATCGCTGGGATGGCAAGCTGCTGCCTTTTGAAATAGGGGATTTACAGTCTGTGGTGATGCGGACCACTGCCGGCAAATCGGCTTGCAAAACCATTACCTTTGCCGAGGCAAAGACCAATGACGGTCAACGCATGCTGGCAGTCAATGACCTATTCGTAGGTCCGAAAACCCATACATCGGCCCGATATCTATTATCTTGGGATGGCCGCCAAGAAACTCAGTCATCGTCGGGCATCATTATCTCGACGGGGTTTGGTTCGACGGGTTGGTTTCAGTCGATCTTGGCCGGAGCTCTAGGCGTTTCCGGCAGCGAGTCCCATCCGTTGAAAGATGGTTTTGCCTGGCATGAACAACGTCTTCAATTTACCGTTCGCGAACCCTTCCCAAGTCGCTCTACCGGTACCAGCATGGTGTTCGGTACCATTACAGCCGACATGCCGCTCAAGCTGGAATCACAGATGCCTGAGAATGGTGTGATTTTCTCGGATGGTATCGAAACTGATTACTTGGCATTCAATTCCGGGACCCTGGTGACGATCAGTTTGGCAGCAACTCAAGGGCAATTGATCGTTTGA
- a CDS encoding SPFH domain-containing protein: MLGIQYFKADSSTFVIKTVNGKVRKKGKGLSFFYNAATASIAAVPVSAQEAPFIFKLLTADFQSVTVQGQVTYRVAEPESMAEMLNYSLKNDGLTYVSEDPLKLSDRVIRIVQSIVQNKVQVTGLRDALKLGQTLVVILREQLAEDSPLTALGIVLLDVSISAVQPTPETARALEAEAREAILKEADDAIYDRRKSAVEQERTIKEAELQTELSVQQKEQEIAESRILNERTIQRGKVETERERLQAEIAAETQRKELVALNSENSRQQADAEAYAIAERMKAFRELPVENLRAMALAKMEPEQLMAMAFESLAQNAGNIGELTITPDLFGQMMKKSVRP, encoded by the coding sequence ATGTTAGGCATACAATACTTCAAAGCGGATTCATCAACGTTTGTCATCAAAACTGTCAATGGCAAGGTCCGAAAAAAAGGTAAAGGCTTGAGCTTTTTCTATAATGCCGCCACGGCATCGATCGCTGCGGTACCGGTTAGTGCTCAAGAAGCTCCATTCATTTTCAAGCTGTTGACGGCAGACTTTCAGTCGGTGACTGTGCAAGGCCAGGTGACGTATCGGGTGGCCGAGCCGGAAAGCATGGCCGAGATGCTGAATTACAGTCTGAAAAACGACGGTCTAACTTATGTTTCGGAAGATCCATTGAAACTGTCAGATCGGGTGATCCGCATCGTTCAATCGATCGTGCAGAACAAGGTACAAGTCACCGGGTTAAGAGATGCCTTGAAGCTGGGGCAGACGTTGGTGGTCATACTCCGGGAGCAGCTTGCGGAAGATTCCCCCTTGACGGCATTGGGCATCGTTCTGCTGGATGTTTCGATCAGCGCAGTACAGCCGACGCCAGAGACGGCTCGCGCCCTGGAGGCAGAGGCCAGGGAAGCGATTTTGAAGGAGGCGGATGACGCGATTTACGATCGTCGTAAATCCGCAGTTGAACAAGAACGCACGATCAAAGAGGCGGAACTGCAAACTGAGTTATCGGTGCAACAAAAAGAACAGGAAATTGCGGAGTCGAGAATCCTCAACGAGAGGACCATTCAACGCGGTAAAGTCGAAACCGAGCGCGAGCGCTTGCAGGCCGAGATCGCCGCCGAAACACAACGCAAAGAATTGGTCGCGCTGAACAGCGAAAACAGTCGCCAACAAGCAGATGCGGAAGCCTATGCCATTGCCGAGCGCATGAAGGCATTCAGAGAATTACCGGTGGAAAACCTCCGGGCGATGGCGCTTGCCAAAATGGAACCTGAGCAGCTAATGGCCATGGCCTTTGAGTCGTTGGCGCAAAACGCCGGTAACATCGGCGAACTGACCATCACGCCGGATCTGTTTGGACAAATGATGAAAAAATCAGTACGGCCATGA
- a CDS encoding NUDIX domain-containing protein: MDEKQFLADYDKHQYENPLLTSDAVLFTYHEERLKVLLVKRSNHPDQGKWGLPGGFVDLERDKILEDTVVRKLKEKTGIDPPYLEQLQSIGNADRDKRGWSVTVVYTALMAYQDCETHIETVTDAQWLPLDVVNSMELAFDHQTIIGLARERMRQKALYSIVPAYALPETFTLPELQHLHEILIGKPLQKKSFRRRIEQAELLVDTGEKRSEGGRPAVLYRMKQGSGAYTFVRNLED, from the coding sequence ATGGATGAAAAACAGTTTTTAGCCGACTACGATAAACACCAATATGAAAACCCGCTGCTGACCTCCGATGCGGTACTGTTTACCTATCACGAAGAACGCCTGAAAGTGTTATTGGTTAAACGTTCGAATCACCCAGATCAGGGCAAATGGGGCTTGCCGGGCGGTTTTGTCGACCTGGAACGAGACAAGATCTTGGAAGATACAGTGGTGCGCAAACTCAAGGAAAAAACCGGTATCGATCCACCCTATCTGGAACAGTTGCAAAGCATAGGCAATGCCGACCGTGACAAGCGTGGCTGGTCGGTCACGGTAGTCTATACCGCATTGATGGCGTATCAGGACTGCGAAACCCACATCGAGACTGTGACCGATGCGCAATGGCTTCCCTTGGATGTCGTCAACAGTATGGAGTTAGCCTTTGATCACCAGACCATCATTGGACTGGCACGAGAACGCATGCGGCAAAAGGCACTGTATTCGATCGTGCCGGCATACGCATTGCCGGAAACATTCACGTTACCGGAACTCCAACACCTTCATGAAATTTTGATAGGAAAACCGTTACAGAAAAAGTCCTTTCGCCGCCGCATCGAACAGGCGGAACTATTGGTTGATACCGGCGAAAAGCGCTCGGAGGGCGGCCGACCGGCCGTTCTGTATCGGATGAAGCAGGGCTCAGGCGCTTATACCTTCGTGCGCAATTTGGAGGATTGA